A portion of the Salvelinus fontinalis isolate EN_2023a chromosome 32, ASM2944872v1, whole genome shotgun sequence genome contains these proteins:
- the LOC129831290 gene encoding hepatic leukemia factor-like: MSRPLTQLLPPDLPAGASPQFGTGNLAGSVPTGGHLNSMASLKTLLQLPIKVDQRAKDCCVMKDKDKPQDSDEDSMVGGPGGRPSQSAFLGPHLWERTLPCSDGGLFQLQYMDLEEFLTENGMAMHNKGGNGSSASAQVPSQSSLQSAVPNQSSQCPPSSPPPCSSSSSSMSSSSSSSSLLGLDNVPLPPNGLPGMMGGPECLHGGQVGPPDLSPSSTTTSPCPPGPPGGPPVTSGTADVMVNFDPDPADVALSSVPGQEAFDPRRHRFSDEELKPQPMIKKARKMLVPDEQKDDKYWSRRYKNNEAAKRSRDARRLKENQITVRAAFLERENAALRQEVADMRKELGRCRNILNKFESRHGDL, from the exons ATGTCTAGGCCGCTCACACAGCTCCTACCGCCTGACCTCCCGGCTGGAGCGAGCCCACAGTTCGGCACGGGTAACCTTGCGGGCAGTGTCCCGACCGGTGGACACTTGAACTCCATGGCCAGCCTCAAGACTCTCCTACAGCTGCCCATCAAGGTTGACCAGCGAGCGAAAGACTGCTGTGTAATGAAAg ATAAAGACAAGCCCCAGGACTCAGACGAGGATTCAATGGTTGGGGGTCCAGGTGGCCGGCCTTCCCAGTCGGCCTTCCTGGGGCCCCATCTGTGGGAGCGCACGCTGCCCTGCAGCGACGGGGGCCTCTTCCAGCTTCAGTACATGGACCTGGAGGAGTTCCTGACTGAGAACGGCATGGCCATGCACAACAAAGGTGGCAACGGCTCCAGCGCCAGCGCCCAGGTGCCCTCGCAGAGCTCCCTGCAGTCGGCCGTGCCCAACCAGAGCTCCCAGTGCCCGCCGTCATCCCCTCCACCATGTTCTTCTTCatcgtcctccatgtcctcctcatcttcctcctcctcactgcTGGGCCTGGACAATGTGCCGCTGCCACCAAACGGACTGCCAGGCATGATGGGAGGGCCCGAGTGCCTACATG GTGGCCAAGTTGGGCCTCCTGACCTCTcgccctcctccaccaccacctctccctgtccccccggGCCGCCAGGGGGCCCGCCGGTCACCAGTGGCACTGCTGACGTCATGGTGAACTTTGACCCGGACCCGGCGGACGTGGCGCTGTCCAGCGTGCCGGGCCAGGAGGCCTTCGACCCCCGAAGGCACCGCTTCTCGGACGAGGAGCTCAAGCCACAGCCCATGATCAAGAAGGCCCGCAAGATGCTGGTCCCAGACGAGCAGAAG GACGACAAGTACTGGAGCCGGCGCTACAAGAACAACGAGGCTGCCAAGCGCTCACGTGACGCCCGGCGCCTCAAGGAGAACCAGATCACGGTGCGCGCCGCCTTCCTGGAGCGAGAGAACGCTGCTCTCAGACAGGAAGTGGCCGACATGCGCAAGGAGCTGGGCCGCTGCCGCAACATCCTCAACAAGTTTGAAAGTCGACACGGAGACttgtga